Below is a window of Brassica napus cultivar Da-Ae chromosome A5, Da-Ae, whole genome shotgun sequence DNA.
TAATTAATGGAGAGTTTTTTTGGATTAGGGTTAATTAAGTATATCGTTTTTTACTATCATAACATCTCAAAAATGAGACACATTTTTTACATCAGAAACACacaaaacagattataattcaATGTGTAAACATGTTTTTATACCCAACTTATTCACAAAAGTGTATcattcaaatcaagctttatATGTAGTTATTTAGAGTCTGGGATGGAGATCACTAATCATATACTACTAGGTTTGAAAGTCCAGTAAAGAAGCTTCTCTACAAATTTTTGTCAGTATGCCTCTCTGTATTAAAGCAAGAAAACTGAAAGAACCAGAACTCCGGGTGATCATCCAAAGGTTTGACACAAGAAGACCACTAGTGATGCATGCATAAGGTCGGTTTGAGTTTTTGGAGACCAAAAAATACTTTAGAATAAAGCttaataacaataattttttaacaaattggaggcatatatatatgtcaatgaCCGGATGCAAAATTCATTTGATTTTCTAGTACGACCAAGTACTGGAGTTCTACCGAAAGACGAACCCGATTCCGCTGGTTCAACCGGTCACAAGAGAAGTCATACCTAGGCCTGGcgcttttttctttttttttttctgataattTTGGTGTGATCTCAGAGGCTTTCTAGGCCAAAGACTAATCACcaaaaaacccataaaaatctAAGTTTTTTTACCACTTAAGACGTCTATGGGTGGCCAAAGAGAATCGAACCCAGGACAGAAGCTCCAGCTGgaacccctttaccactaggccaagaccataggcctgggcattcggaTCGTTGGGTCGGATTCGGATCGGATCCTTCCGGGTCCGGGTCTTTCAGGTCTAAGAGTTTAGGACCCGATAgggtaattttaaattttcagttCCGGATCGATTCGGATCGTGCCGGtccgggtcgggtcgggtcttAAATAGTTAGACCCATTTGGGTAACTAGAATTTATCGGTTTGGATTCGGTTCGATTTCGGGtcaggttcggttcgggttcgatttaaaaaagatctaaaaatacaaaaaaaatatctgaaaatatttatatatccgaaaatattcgaaaatttatccaaaatttgtgtttttattatattaaaatgtgtatatatatattaaactatgcGAGATACAACAACAATTTGTTGTCTCCTAGTGGTTGACCTCCATGTTCTCTAGACGAATAATCCGTCTTTGATTCCCCCTTcatgcattttatttaatttacattattaattcGAGTACCCATCGGATTTGGGTCGGGTCGGATCCAAGATCCGCGGGTCCTCTGCAACAAGACCCGATAGAGTAATTTGATCGGATCGGTTCCTATCCGAACTGGGTTTTTTCGAGTCGATTTCGGGTCGGATCTTCGGATCCAGGTAAAATACTCAGGCCTACAAAACCACTTGGTTCCTGGCTCATTATTTTCATGGGCCCTATATATTAAGTTACGTCAAAGAACAACTAAAATAGTTATGCAAAAAGGTCCTAATTTTGTTGGTAAATGCTCCAAAATCTAACCaacaaattgtaaaaaatattggaCCCAGTGCACCTCTTGCACATGCCAAGAGCCAGGCCTGGTCATACCTTGAAAACTCCATCTTTTAACCATTTTTTGTTTGCATGTGATTAGTAATTACCAGAAATGCCACAGATTATAGATATACAATGAATGATTAAGTTGGTATTTGTGGTTGTAATTAAAAGAGAAGATGATTTAAACATGTAAACAAATGGTAGTCCAGataatttgaaacaaaagaaGACGAAAAAATAACAAGCATCAATACATCTTAAATAAGATTGTACATTTAAGATGTATTAACTTTGGAAGTAGCTTTCAAGTCTCAACAATGAAAGTAAGAACTCATTTATTATGACAAACTGACAAAACGGGACAATGAGATTTTTATAGAGAGAGAACTCTGAGAACTGAAGGCAAACAGATAAAACGCGACAAGGTCATTTTTAAGCATGTGGTTGATAGGAGAAACCGTTAACCGTAAGGCCTCCATCAACACAAATAGTTTGACCTGTGATATAGGAAGCTGCAGGTAGACACAAGAATGCCACTAGTGATGCAACTTCATTCAGCTCACCAGCGCGCCCAAGTGGAGTTCTTCGGCATAATTCTTCATTGAACTTGACGTCATCAAGATACTTTAAAACACACAATTAAAAGATGATTAGAAGATTTGAGGTTGTTACATTCGTACACACACATTAcacataatatgtaaaaaactGTTTTATTTACTGACAGATTGAGACAGAGGAGTCTTGATAACATTAGGTGCAACAGCATTGGCTCTTATGCCGTCTTTTGCCCATTCACATGCCAGATTTCTTGCTAGCTGATTCAGAGCTCCTATAATAAACTTTGTCTTACGATTTGTGGAATcaacaaaataaaagttaaactAGCGATAATTAGCTAGTATTGCCTCTATAATTGTATTTTGGTTACCTTTTGTTAAGTTATAAATGGATCCAGCGGTAAATGATAAAATGCCTGTAATAGAGGACATGAAGATGATACTTCCATAGCCTGAAGCCTTTAGTAGAGGATGTGAAAGCTGACAAAAATTGAAAGCAGGTTCCAAGTTTGTTGAGATGTGGAAATCAAAATCCTCTTTCGCATATTCTAACGTTCGCTTTCCACGAAGTACTCCCACATTGTTCACCTAAGTTGAACAGAATGAGAATATTTTTCAGTTTTCGTTAAACGGATATGCTTTGTTGTTTCAAGATTAAGATCATTTACTTACAAGAATGTTGAGCTTGCCATCGAACAGCGAGGAGACAGATTGTATTAATGATTCTCTCTCGGAAAGAGAGGTAACATCACAGACTGAGCCACTCACGTGAAACCCTTTATTTTCCCATTCGCTTAAGCTTTGATTAAGAATAACTTCAGATATGTCGCAAACATGGATTTTAGCTCCAAATCTAGCTAACTCCTCTACTATGGCATACCTAAACATTCAACAAGCATAGACTACTTAAAATCTTGACCATTCAAGATGATACAGAGAAGAAAGACGAACCCGATTCCGCTGGCTCCACCGGTTACAAGGGCAGTCATACCTTGAAGACTCCATCGCTTATCCATGTTTTTGAGTGTGACTAGCAATGGCCAGACATGGCATGTGTTATAGCGTGGATCAGATAAGTTTGAATGAATGAGTACGTTTGGATGTGTGGTGGAAATGTTATCTGAGAGAGCATGGCAATAATGTCTGTGCACGTTGTCCCATCACCCATGCAAAAACATACTGATAATGATCAAAATTGTCGACTAAAACAAATTTAGGACAATTCCTCAAATAGccatttaagtttttgtcacaaaaatagtatttaaaaaagaaaaggacCAAAAtagttcatttttattttgaaatttttatttttaatttttattgtttaaaatttaaaatcttatcctcaaaactccaccctttaactctaaaccctaaatttagaTTAGTTAGCCCTagaataaaaacacatttttattttttaataaaatttattttggtcatttttttcattgaaactatttttgtaacaaaaacttatAAGGACTATTCTAAAGAATTTCTCAACAAATTTTCTCATTTGTCGTTTTCGCCTTGACGGAAAACGAAACCAGAAGTTAGAACAAAGTTTGCTTCATTGCACATTTTATAACTATGTGAGTTAGATGAAATCAAAACAATTTtgatattgaaattttattcaCTTGAAACCAAACagcatataataataattgtcTATCAAGTCAGCTCAATTTTCTCTACCTCTCTTTCGTGCACTAGTTTGCATAATAATTGGCTTGAATCAATTTCGGTTGCAGCAACTGTTCCTTGCATATGAGGAGGATTCTAGTGTCAAACTACTGGAGTTCTTCACTTTGGCTTTATTAACGATCGaaagcaaaattttaaaacaaaacataggCTTTAATTGGTGACATGTAATATTAGATCTGAGTTATGATAAAAGTTATGGTTTGATGTAGTTTGCAGTAAAAACTTTGTGGTAAAAACCAAAACACAAATCGACTTAAGGGTAATCATAGACTAAAGCAAATAAACTGCTGACCCTAATAGAGAACCCaacatcaaaagaaaaaaaaagagaaaaaggctAAAGGAAGGAATTTGAGACTGGTTAGTGAAAGTTACAAATGCTCTCTAATTTCAAAATGGTCTTTGAGCATTTCTCTTAATCGTGTTTATATGCTTATTATTGATTATTTGGAGactaatttatcattttaaggCTCTCCATTCTTTAACTTAGAAGCAATTACAAACTACTTGGATATCAATAATGATGGGGAACTACATGAGTTTCTTCATTTTGGGTTTTATTAATGAtcaaaagaaaagttaaaaacaaaacataaagtaAAGCACGAATACACTGCCAACCCAAATACAGAACCCAACACCAGAAGAAAATAGGCTTGTACGCTGCATCACCACCACGCAACTCTCAGCTCAAGCATGTGGTTGATAGGAGAAGCCATTGACCGTGAGACCTCCATCAACACAAATGCTCTGACCAGTAATATATGAAGCCGCAGGTAGACACAAGAATGCCACAAGTGATGCAACCTCTTCTGGTTCTCCAGGGCGACCAAGTGGAGTTCTAGTGGACAAACTCTTGTTAAAACCAGCGTCATCAAGAAACTGATTATTCACaagatttagaaacaagaatgAGAAAAGTGCGTGACGTTAATTGGAAGGAGAAAAATAAAGTTGGAATGTGTCATTCATTACAGGTTGAGCCAGAGCAGTGTAGATAAAATTGGGAGCAACAGCGTTGGCTCTTATTCCATCTTTGGCCCATTCACAAGCCAGATTTCTTGCTAGTTGATTCAAAGCTCCTGCACAAAACAAGAATGATAGAAATTAACCttttctttttaccaaaaaaatttgaaattctcCTATATTGCGTCTAGTAATACTATGTACCTTTGGTTAAACCATACATGGATCCACAATCAATTGAAACAACCCCTGCAACTGAAGAAATGAAGACAATGCTTCCAGATCCTGAAGCTTTTAGAAAAGGATGTGAAAGCTGGCTAAGATGATAAGCAGACTCCAAGTTTGTTGAGATATGAAAGGAGAAATCATCTTCCAGATATTCAGTTGTTGGTTTTACACGAGCTGAGCCAACGTTGTTCACCTATGTAGaacgaaaacaaaaagaagagtaACAAAAATCCTATTgtacaaaattttgttttccgaAAAGAATATCCTTCGTTACTTGAAACTTAAATTTGACTTACAAGAATGTTGAGCTTGCCGTTGAACATAGTTGAGACGGTTTGTATGAGTTTTTCTCTCTCGGAACGACATGATACATCACAGACCGAACCACTCACTTGAAACCCTTTCTTCTTCCATTCACATAAACTCTGATTGAGCAGAGTTTCGGATAGATCACATGCATGAACTTTACACCCAAAGCCGGCTAGTTCCTCTACTATGGCATGCCTAAAATATtaacgacaaaaaaaaagagatatattaaataaaagcaGAAAACTAGCTAAATTTTGATATAAGCTAGAGAGTAGAAAGACTAACCCGATTCCGCTGGCTCCACCCGTTACAAGAGCCGTCATACCTTTGAGACTCCATCttttatccatttttttttttgtttatgactGGCAGAGACAAGAGATACCACATAAATATAGTTATATAACATCAAAGTAAATCAAATAATACAAGATGCGTTTCCTAATTAGCAATAGGGCCTATTGTTGACCACGGAACACACAGAACAGAACATGTGAAGCAGCTTTTTTAGACCACATGTTAATAGGATTGAAAATTCAGTAAGGAAGTTGCTCTACAAAAAGTCAGTGAAATTTTGTGTAGCATGCCCTCTCTATTCCGAAGCAAAGAAACTGAtgtacaaattatattttttttttttaactaatatcAAACTAGAACTCTTTAACGAAAACTATTTGAAGAATTTATATTCTGAATATCACTTTTCTTCAAAAAACAATTATGAAAAAACAATAATCTTctctttgaaaataaaatatcactttcagaatttttttggaGGGTTTCTTCTTCTAAATGAAAGACAAAGCAAATCCAAACAATGttcattttgaatatttataccAAAACGGATTTGATcaacatattaaatatattctCTGACGTATGcattttttatccaaaaaacTTCTTTATGACCAAAAACTTTATGATCTTATGAAATGTTACATGAATATACTTTGTGCTTACATATATGTGATTCTTATGTAGAAATAATGCACTACTATTCTGACACGCCCTTAAAAAAGgcggatatttttttttgttttacattttttagaaatttaatttttatattgtgtttttagttatatttgtgttttttgtataatattctcttaaatgattaataataggttttaataattgtattaaaatagttggaCTACTCtatatcaataggtcatgttCATGTTTTAAAtgagtataatatatattagattttgacTCGCACTTCAAAAACACGGGTTTTTCtagaatataaacaaaatttgataTGAATTAGTATTTGAGAATTGTTATACAGtattatgttaaaaaatcatattatatcgAAAAAGCGAATATGtctaaaactataatttatgaattacttaatttaagattttttatgTACACTCTTACATAACTATTTAGGCATGGCATATCCGGACCTgagaaaccaaaccgaaatcgaCATAAACATAATGTTTGGTTTGGATTCGGGTccagaaaaaaaatacatattggGTATTTTTGGACCCGCGGGTCTTGTTTCGAGTCTTGTTCCTACCAGAATCCCAATCGCGGGTACCTAAAATATTTTGCGTATATTAGTATATTTGGGTATTTCAATTTTcagtattactattattttttccaattttgggttcagattttgattaaaatgtcaaagttttaaaaatatatgttgggCATTCGAATAAAATTTTGGGTGTTTTTTGGTTCTTTTATCAGATTTCGGGCAAACTTTGTGTTTTTCTggtattcaaatattttcaggTATTTGTTTGAGTTTTCAGGtactttaagtttttttggGTCTTAAATACCCAAACCcattacatatttaaaaattacatgtATCTGAATTATGGGACCTGAATTGTCATGGTCATGAAGTGAACCTATTTGAACATGAACcaagaaaaatttcaaataccTAGTTAGATCCAAATGTCTAGGACTCGAAAGACTCGGAATCGAAAAGAAACAATATGTACCCAACTCCAAGATCCGAATGCACATGCCTACTCCatcttattatattttgtgtgtATTTTATAAGAGTTGTATTTATTGAGGTTACGAGACTTAAGATTTACTTGATTTTgactaatttaatagtatagatttatatgatttttaatagtttttaagtttatcttaaataacatatttttattattgatactctttataaaaattaatttaacgtagtatatataatttttaacaaatgGTTTGCTaaagtgtttttatcaaattttattttgtcaatatttggaattatataatgtaaaatGAATTTAATGTAATTATGAAAGTAACTGTTGAATTATTCCCTGTTTTATAGGAATCACAATCGATACTACTTATGTCAAAATATGACAtactcaaaaaatattaaatctaggaaatattaatgaataattaaatgttgttaatatatattaaccattagttaaaaatattaaatcactATCTAAATCATTTCGGATGGTTATAATGGATTCTATATGTAAACcaatttataatttgattagACCACTTATGAATTTACGACAATGTAGTATGTGAGATGGCGTGGATATACATATGTAGTATTGATGATTAATTGAATAATAGAAACACAGTATAATTAATTCGATTGATAACGGAATCAGTTTGTTAGATATGAAAATATTCTAGGAGTGAATATTAAGAAATAtcatattgatatatttttgattggttaaggtaaatattaattattaagttTCTAGTGAATAGGTCCAACAACcttgtttaagtagattttttcagattcATTCTCCTTGAATATAGATAGCTCAGCTCTACCTTAATCAACGCTCAACTTTGACACAAATAACTTAACCCGGTATTCTATCAATTTCCACTTACATAGTAGACAATTACAATTGATTACACCATCGGTCTTCAACAGATAGGAGGACCTCTTGCAAGGATAAAATTGTCTCATGAAGTATACATTGCATTACCTAAATCTCATGCATAATCCGAGTTCATGTTACTATAACTAAGCCACACTGTTGGCCTCTAAACATAAGCCTATACTTTGTACCCTTCAAAGTAAATTTATTACGTGACTAACCGCTTATACTGAATCTGACATGTGTAGACTCTTAACATATACAAATAACCAACTACATTAGCATAAACGAATTATGTCACATCTATGATATATTATAAATCTTTGGACATTGCGTTGTTGAAAGCATGATGTGCTCACCAAAAATGTGCAAACTGGGTTTGCTATTAAAATTGTCAAACCTTTCTAAGATCTTCTGTATATAACTTGATACTCAAGATCTTCAACCAAAACTTGTCACTTGTCTTTTCCAATAACTTTACGCACAAGAGTACTAGTGTCGAACATGCAATAAGCTTAAATCTGAGTCGGCGGAAGAACGCCGAATTCAAcaaatattgtaaaaaaaaaacaatttgatatTACAGATCAAATAgcacaatatttttatagaatattTAGTTTCCGGGATGGAGATTGATAGGATTGAGTTTATATAAGATGTTGCTGAACACAATGACAAAGTAGAAAGTGCCTAGCTGATCGCAGACACTGAAAGCATCACAAGGTTTTAAAGATTTGATACGAGTTTTGAAGTGCACATGTATGAGTGTTACCAATGTTATGCTCAGTTAAACATGTTGATCGAGTTTCTCTCtcagttttcttgttttcttcgAGTTTGATTCGCTTTTTCTTTGTTAGAACAAAGCAGAGTATAGAGGAGAAACTTTATGATGCATGAGAGTCTCTCTTGAGAGATATTGCTTTGCTTCAAGTTGTTGGTGCTCGCTAAGGTTCTCCTGTGTGATTGAATCTTCTATTCATACAAATGGCAATGTGTAGTCGTTCATATTTTTGCGCATGCATTCGTCGCGTgagaaattttattattattattataattttttttttttttgagaaattttattaTAGATAATACTGTAAGagtttaaagaaaaaagaaaaacgaaacAAGGCTATTTCTTAAGCATGCGGTTGATAGGAGAAACCGTTAACCGTGAGGCCTCCATCAACACAAATGGTTTGACCTGTGATGTAGGAAGCTACAGGTAGACACAAGAAGACGGCTAGTGATGCAACTTCGTTTGGCCCACCAGCGCGACCAAGTGGAGTTCTACCAAACAATCCCTTCTTGAATCTAACGTCATCTAGATACTTTAAGAGCCAAAATATGAGAGATGATTAGAGGAAATGaggttgtttaatatttttttaaaaaggtgtAAAACTTGTCTTGTTCATTACAGGTTGAGACAGAGGAGTCTTGATAACATTAGGAGCAACAGCGTTGGCCCTTATGCCATCTTTTGCCCATTCACATGCCAAATTTTTTGCTAGCTGGTTCAGAGCTCCTGTAAAAGACTTTTATGTGGaatcaacaaaaaaacacaaacactCCTTGTTGACTACTGAATCTTGCCTCTAATAGTACTTTGGTTACCTTTCGCTAGACTACAAATAGATCCAGATTCAATTGATACAACCCCGGCGACAGAGGAAATGAAGATAATACTTCCATAACCTGAAGCCTTTAGGAGAGGATGTGAAAGTTGGCAAAAATGGAAAGCAGgttccaagtttgttgcaatatgGAAATCAAAATCGTCTGCATCATATTCTATCATTGGCTTTGAACGAACTCCACCCACATTGTTCACCTATGATAAACATAAACAAAGTTTTCTTTGAATGTAAATGCTTAGTTGTTTCTATATCAAAGGTCAtttacttacaaaaatattgagctTGCCATTGAACAGGGTGGAGACCTTTTGCATCAAAGTTTCTCTCTCGGGTCGAGAAGTTACATCACAGACTGAACCACTCACTTGAAAACCTTTCTTTTCCCATTCGCTTAAACTTTTATTGAGCAAAGTCTCGGATATGTCACATACATAGATTTTAGCTCCAAAACCACCCAACTCCTCTACTATGGCATACCTAAACATTCAACACACATAATATAACTTAAAATCTTGACCATTCAAGACGATATAGACAGTAGAAAGACAAACCCGATTCCTCTGCCTCCACCGGTTACTAGAGCAGTCATACCTTGaagacttcattttttttttccattttgaGTGTGTTATGCATGTGATTTGCAATATCTGGAAATGCGACATTATATATACAGTGAATGTGGATCAATAAGCGTGAATAtttacttatcaaaaaaaagaagaagacaaatatAGGTCTGCACTAATGGGGTGAGTTTGTATGTGTGGTAGAAGtgtaatgtagtttttttttggtaaaaaggtGTGATGTAGTTGTATGCTTTAAGAACTTTATCACCAACAATGGTGGAATTTTAGCCGATTTAACAGCTGAGATTAACTCCCTATATCATTCCATCCTTTTCTACATTCTCTAGGATTTTCTATAAACTTATAGAATACGTTTAGATAATTAACATACGacaaaagacttagaaaatggCTTTCCAAGTTTTTTAAAGTTATCTCTTGGCTTTAAATTTTACTTACAAGAACGTCGAGCTTGCCATCAAATAAAGACAATTTCCTCGAGTGTTTCTCTCTCGGAACGTGAAGTTATTAAATCTCAGACTGACCCGCTCACTTGAAACGCTTTCTTATGGGAATAATTTGAGCTCAGATTTCCtcatatttaattatagttttcaTTGGACAAAAGTAATATCTATTATTCTTAAGGGATCAGGTGTTCCTAGAAACCCTCAACTACTTTGATTGACAAAATACCTCAACTACTTTGCACCACTTTAAATCAAGCTGTCCACTTATCATTGGCTTTGTCGAAAGCATACTAGAAATGTTTCTATATTGGGTAAGGGACAAAGGTACTACATGTACAACCTTTGTTTTAAAGTACGCACCAAACTCATGTCTATATGCAACTTCCATCTTTCTCAACCACTTTTGTGTATAATGCGGATGGTAATCATTTACATTAACAAGGTACTACATGTATAACCTTTGTTTTAAAGTACGCACCAAACTCATGTCAATGATGTCAGAATCCAGAAATCATGACACAGAACAAACCAATGAAAGCTCACGGAATCAGGTTATAGCATGAAAAAGTTTCTCAGCAGCTTTCCACCACATAAGTTATCAGATGGTAATCATTTACATTAACAGTTATTAAATTAGTAGAACAACTTAAATCTCATGAACTATATTGAGTATCTCATATGAAGAATTGTCTTTCACAGAAACGAGATATACTAGTTAGGGATTAAAGAAAGGATCCcaaataaatatcataaatatgATAAGAGTGGCCTAAAAATAATGTGAACAGATAGCTTATGGTTTTGAGAAATATTCTTGGTCGCTTCATGACAACCTTATTACTCTTCCGAGAAACTTAATATTTCAAAGTACTAATCTACTCTATTTTGAATGATGTGTGTTCGTCATTTTAGAATGAATAGTATGAGTTCGAAGTTTTGAGATTAAATAGGGAACATGTATGAGTGTTACCCATGTTTTGCTCAGTTAAGACACTATCTGTCTTTTTCTTTGTAAGTACAAAACAGAGGATAGAGAAGAAACTTTGTGATGCATGAGAGTCTCTCCGAGAGAGATTGCTGCAAGCTGATGGTGCTGTGGCTTCCGGGTAGAAGAGTGGTGCTCGCTAAGGTTCTCGTGTGTAACTGAATCTTATTACAACAATGACAATGTAGACACGCttatatttttggatataaaCTCACAGTGTGACAATTTTTATTAGAGAGCAGACTTTAAGAGTTCAAGGACAGTTGCATGAAATAAACACGAGAAGGGCATTCTCAAGCATGTGGTTGATAGGAGAAACCGTTAACGGTGAGGCCTCCATCAACGCAAATTGTTTGACCAGTTATATAAGACGCCGCAGGTAGACACAAGAAGACCACCAGTGATGCAACTTCATTTGGCTCTCCAGCACGACCAAGTGGAGTTCTACCAAACAATTCCTCCTTGAAACTGACGTCATCAAGATACTTTAAGAAACAAAATTTGAGAGGGGATTAGAGGAAATGAGGTTGGTAAttccaaaaaaaagtaaaagttgTCTTGTTGATTTACTGGTTGAGACAGAGGAGTCTTGATAGCATTAGGAGCAACAGCGTTGGCCCTTATGCCATCTTTTGCCCATTCACATGCCAAATTTCTTGCTAGCTGATTCAGAGCTCCTGTAAAACACTTTTATGTGgattcaacaaaagaaaaacacttAATCTTGTCTCTAGTAGTACTTTGGTTACCTTTTGCTAGACTATAAATGGATCCACATTCAAAAGATACAACCCCAGCAACAGATGAAATGAAGATGATGCTTCCATAGCCTGAAGCCTTTAGGAGAGGATGTGAAAGCTGGCAAAAATGGAAAGCAGgttccaagtttgttgcaatatgGAAATCAAAATCGTCTGCATCATATTCTGTCGTTGGCTTTAGACGACCTCCACCCACATTGTTCACCTATGGTGAacataaaaaaagttttctttGAATGTAAATGCTTAGTTGTTTCTATATCAATGGTCATTTACTTACGAAAATATCGAGCTTGCCATTGAACAGGGAGGAGACAGTTTGCATCAAAGTTTCTCTCTCGGGTCGAGAAGTTACATCACAGACTGAACCACTCAC
It encodes the following:
- the LOC125609447 gene encoding tropinone reductase homolog At2g29310-like, translating into MDKRWSLEGTTALVTGGGSGIGYAIVEELAGFGAKIHVCDISETLLNKSLSEWEKKGFKVSGSVCDVTSRPERETLMQTVSSLFNGKLDIFVNNVGGGRLKPTTEYDADDFDFHIATNLEPAFHFCQLSHPLLKASGYGSIIFISSVAGVVSFECGSIYSLAKGALNQLARNLACEWAKDGIRANAVAPNAIKTPLSQPYLDDVSFKEELFGRTPLGRAGEPNEVASLVVFLCLPAASYITGQTICVDGGLTVNGFSYQPHA
- the LOC125609448 gene encoding tropinone reductase homolog At2g29310-like isoform X2, whose protein sequence is MESSRYDCPCNRWSQRNRVRLSSLYAIVEELARFGAKIHVCDISEVILNQSLSEWENKGFHVSGSVCDVTSLSERESLIQSVSSLFDGKLNILVNNVGVLRGKRTLEYAKEDFDFHISTNLEPAFNFCQLSHPLLKASGYGSIIFMSSITGILSFTAGSIYNLTKGALNQLARNLACEWAKDGIRANAVAPNVIKTPLSQSYLDDVKFNEELCRRTPLGRAGELNEVASLVAFLCLPAASYITGQTICVDGGLTVNGFSYQPHA
- the LOC125609448 gene encoding tropinone reductase homolog At2g29310-like isoform X1 yields the protein MDKRWSLQGMTALVTGGASGIGYAIVEELARFGAKIHVCDISEVILNQSLSEWENKGFHVSGSVCDVTSLSERESLIQSVSSLFDGKLNILVNNVGVLRGKRTLEYAKEDFDFHISTNLEPAFNFCQLSHPLLKASGYGSIIFMSSITGILSFTAGSIYNLTKGALNQLARNLACEWAKDGIRANAVAPNVIKTPLSQSYLDDVKFNEELCRRTPLGRAGELNEVASLVAFLCLPAASYITGQTICVDGGLTVNGFSYQPHA
- the LOC125609449 gene encoding tropinone reductase homolog At2g29330-like; amino-acid sequence: MDKRWSLKGMTALVTGGASGIGHAIVEELAGFGCKVHACDLSETLLNQSLCEWKKKGFQVSGSVCDVSCRSEREKLIQTVSTMFNGKLNILVNNVGSARVKPTTEYLEDDFSFHISTNLESAYHLSQLSHPFLKASGSGSIVFISSVAGVVSIDCGSMYGLTKGALNQLARNLACEWAKDGIRANAVAPNFIYTALAQPFLDDAGFNKSLSTRTPLGRPGEPEEVASLVAFLCLPAASYITGQSICVDGGLTVNGFSYQPHA
- the LOC125608540 gene encoding tropinone reductase homolog At2g29320-like, yielding MTALVTGGGRGIGYAIVEELGGFGAKIYVCDISETLLNKSLSEWEKKGFQVSGSVCDVTSRPERETLMQKVNNVGGVRSKPMIEYDADDFDFHIATNLEPAFHFCQLSHPLLKASGYGSIIFISSVAGVVSIESGSICSLAKGALNQLAKNLACEWAKDGIRANAVAPNVIKTPLSQPYLDDVRFKKGLFGRTPLGRAGGPNEVASLAVFLCLPVASYITGQTICVDGGLTVNGFSYQPHA